A single region of the Thioalkalivibrio nitratireducens DSM 14787 genome encodes:
- a CDS encoding TIGR02679 family protein codes for MSLDRERLQRLLGGAGTERLRRRLRERLGRGGGDTLTLTRSTPEERAAVERLLGRAPRSGSSLRVSLPEIDATLARAGIAPGLRAALEALDGPIRDQQAEQQAETRRWQALFEAVRERAAPLGLETWLDELAARGLLKRLARRDPTRAAALLEQSLTVLEALPDPGLNRSTLAARCLGDAHGLDPGQPAAALVRRALHRHWRGGIGDDRPDERTIWAHAGILVGGDITSTVLVYQLPVQGDTPGSRMLRIQNQAGEPTYLTLRQLLRHPPRWDCADREVFVCENPTVVAEAAERLGTECAPLVSTGGRPGAAVWLLLEQLRDAGARLQYRADFDWAGLSIMNSVLARFEAHPWRMDAATLQRHAEVSGPPLEGPTAAAPWDPDLAPALAARGTALHEERLLDELLADLSRPPDP; via the coding sequence TTGAGCCTCGACCGCGAGCGCCTGCAGCGGCTCCTGGGCGGCGCCGGTACCGAACGCCTGCGCCGGCGTCTGCGCGAACGCCTCGGGCGCGGCGGCGGCGACACGCTGACGCTCACGCGCAGCACCCCGGAAGAACGCGCGGCGGTCGAACGCCTGCTCGGCCGTGCGCCACGCAGCGGCAGCAGCCTGCGCGTGTCGCTGCCGGAAATCGACGCGACGCTGGCACGCGCCGGAATCGCGCCCGGCCTGCGCGCAGCGCTGGAGGCGCTCGACGGCCCGATCCGCGACCAGCAGGCGGAACAGCAGGCCGAAACCCGGCGCTGGCAGGCACTGTTCGAAGCAGTGCGCGAGCGCGCCGCGCCCCTCGGGCTGGAAACCTGGCTCGACGAACTCGCGGCGCGCGGACTGCTGAAACGGCTGGCGCGACGGGATCCGACGCGCGCCGCCGCGCTGCTCGAGCAGAGTCTCACGGTACTCGAAGCGCTCCCCGATCCGGGCCTGAACCGCAGTACCCTCGCCGCCCGTTGTCTCGGCGACGCGCACGGTCTCGATCCGGGCCAGCCCGCCGCCGCACTGGTACGCCGGGCGCTGCACCGCCACTGGCGCGGCGGCATCGGCGACGACCGGCCCGACGAGCGCACGATCTGGGCGCATGCCGGCATCCTGGTCGGCGGCGACATCACCAGCACCGTGCTGGTCTACCAACTGCCGGTGCAGGGCGACACCCCCGGCTCGCGGATGCTGCGGATTCAGAATCAGGCCGGCGAGCCAACCTACCTCACGCTGCGCCAGCTGCTGCGGCACCCGCCGCGCTGGGATTGCGCGGACCGCGAAGTGTTCGTCTGCGAGAACCCCACCGTGGTCGCGGAAGCGGCGGAACGCCTGGGCACCGAATGCGCCCCGCTGGTCAGCACCGGCGGCCGACCCGGTGCTGCGGTGTGGCTGCTACTGGAACAATTGCGCGACGCCGGCGCGCGCCTGCAGTACCGCGCCGATTTCGACTGGGCGGGATTGTCGATCATGAACAGTGTGCTCGCGCGCTTCGAGGCACACCCCTGGCGCATGGATGCCGCGACGCTGCAGCGCCACGCGGAAGTTTCCGGCCCGCCCCTGGAGGGGCCGACCGCGGCCGCTCCGTGGGATCCCGACCTGGCCCCCGCGCTCGCCGCCCGCGGCACCGCGCTCCACGAGGAGCGGCTCCTGGACGAGTTGCTGGCCGACCTTTCCCGCCCCCCGGATCCCTAA
- a CDS encoding TIGR02680 family protein, translated as MRRNSRSAPPRSRRFSPGSASASSPIRRTGSARTGAGGSDRRAAPGAKGEAQYIGHAAREAARQARLRQIASEAQACRDAIDAAMQALQRLDQREHRIREEWRTQPEDGPLRTAYAEEASALRALESQTERTEAARRALEARSHEAAEQRQQRDELAADLALPSADEPLAAVARAVETYGAGIRELTRALRDQRREQLRLERMRQDLEQARAEARQATADAATAERNARNAETQRDTLRETIGADVAELEQRLAEVERRQAELKSERQSLGQGRTRIAREVGGLEADISNGEQQLVAIGDQRAVAITRLRELADAGLVPMATADRVTVDPELSWAPEPAVLLSRRMEQALAEVDESDTAWQRHQKGLHQHFAVLQGALGRHGHDAHIEQQDDLLLVRIIFQGRHHGPDALAAQLAREIERRRELLTARERELVENYLLDEVASHLQLRLMETERQVRQINDELAERPTSTGMRLRIQWQPLAEGQQAAGLTAPAGLEITRNRLLRQSMDAWSADDRRAVGEFIQGRIREARETDSAGALTDVLERALDYRHWHRFVVERWQNGRWRPAYGPASGGERALVITLPLFAAAASHYESAQPAAPRLIMLDEVFAGVDDDARAKSMGLLAQFDLDAMMTSEREWGCYPEVPGLAIAQLIRREGIDAVYVSRWRWDGAHRIRESDPQTPMEATAGPEKAAEGPATEELF; from the coding sequence ATCCGGCGCAACAGCCGGTCGGCGCCGCCGAGGTCGCGGCGATTCTCGCCCGGATCGGCCTCGGCGAGCAGCCCGATCAGGCGCACTGGATCGGCGAGGACGGGCGCTGGCGGCTCGGACCGGCGCGCGGCGCCTGGGGCGAAGGGCGAAGCGCAGTACATCGGCCACGCCGCCCGCGAAGCGGCACGCCAGGCGCGGCTCCGGCAGATCGCCAGCGAGGCGCAGGCCTGTCGCGACGCGATCGACGCCGCGATGCAAGCGCTGCAACGCCTGGACCAGCGCGAGCACCGGATCCGCGAGGAATGGCGGACACAGCCCGAGGACGGCCCGCTGCGCACCGCCTATGCCGAGGAAGCCTCTGCGCTGCGCGCGCTGGAGAGCCAGACCGAACGCACCGAGGCCGCGCGCAGGGCGCTCGAGGCGCGCAGCCACGAAGCCGCCGAGCAGCGCCAGCAGCGCGACGAACTGGCCGCCGACCTGGCGCTTCCGAGCGCCGACGAGCCGCTCGCCGCGGTGGCCCGGGCGGTCGAAACCTATGGCGCGGGCATTCGCGAACTGACCCGGGCGCTGCGCGACCAGCGAAGGGAACAACTCCGGCTCGAACGCATGCGGCAGGATCTGGAACAAGCCCGGGCCGAAGCGCGACAGGCCACCGCCGACGCCGCCACCGCCGAGCGCAACGCCCGCAATGCGGAAACCCAGCGCGATACGCTGCGCGAGACCATCGGCGCCGATGTCGCGGAACTCGAGCAGCGGCTCGCCGAAGTCGAACGGCGCCAAGCCGAGTTGAAGTCGGAACGCCAGTCACTCGGCCAAGGGCGCACTCGGATCGCCCGCGAGGTCGGCGGCCTCGAGGCCGACATTTCGAACGGCGAGCAGCAACTGGTGGCGATCGGCGACCAACGCGCGGTGGCGATCACGCGCCTGCGCGAACTCGCCGATGCCGGGCTGGTGCCCATGGCCACCGCCGACCGGGTAACCGTCGACCCGGAACTGTCGTGGGCGCCGGAACCGGCGGTGCTGCTCAGCCGGCGCATGGAACAGGCACTGGCCGAGGTCGACGAAAGCGACACCGCATGGCAACGCCACCAAAAGGGCCTGCACCAGCATTTCGCGGTGCTCCAGGGCGCGCTCGGCCGTCACGGCCACGATGCGCACATCGAGCAACAGGACGACCTGCTGCTGGTGCGCATCATCTTCCAGGGCCGCCACCACGGCCCGGACGCGCTCGCCGCGCAACTGGCACGCGAGATCGAACGCCGCCGCGAGCTGCTGACCGCGCGCGAGCGCGAACTGGTCGAGAACTACCTGCTCGACGAAGTCGCGAGCCATCTGCAGTTGCGGCTGATGGAAACCGAACGGCAGGTCCGGCAGATCAACGACGAACTCGCCGAACGCCCGACCAGCACCGGCATGCGCCTGCGCATCCAGTGGCAACCGCTCGCCGAAGGCCAGCAGGCCGCGGGCCTGACCGCGCCGGCCGGGCTCGAGATCACCCGCAACCGGCTGCTGCGCCAGAGCATGGACGCCTGGTCCGCCGACGACCGACGCGCAGTGGGCGAATTCATCCAGGGCCGGATCCGCGAGGCACGCGAAACCGATAGCGCCGGCGCCCTCACCGACGTGCTGGAACGCGCGCTGGACTATCGGCACTGGCATCGCTTCGTCGTCGAACGCTGGCAGAACGGTCGCTGGCGCCCCGCCTACGGCCCAGCCTCCGGTGGCGAACGCGCGCTGGTGATCACCCTGCCCCTGTTTGCCGCCGCCGCCAGCCATTACGAGAGCGCCCAGCCTGCCGCCCCGCGGCTGATCATGCTCGACGAGGTCTTTGCCGGCGTCGACGACGACGCGCGCGCCAAGAGCATGGGCCTGCTCGCGCAGTTCGATCTCGACGCGATGATGACCTCCGAACGCGAGTGGGGCTGCTACCCCGAGGTGCCCGGGCTTGCGATCGCGCAGCTGATCCGGCGCGAGGGCATCGACGCAGTCTACGTGTCGCGCTGGCGCTGGGACGGCGCCCACCGGATCCGCGAATCCGACCCGCAGACGCCGATGGAAGCCACCGCCGGACCGGAGAAGGCCGCGGAGGGGCCCGCCACCGAGGAGCTGTTTTGA
- a CDS encoding TIGR02678 family protein, with translation MPALPQPLPDVLERARAEERQRALRALLMQPLMDARHPAFALVRRHQAPLREWLAAETGWHLQVESEFARLYKRPAELRDATRGAALGSGTQTTPFSRRRYALLCLILADLERGDQQITLARLGTGLIQAAADPALEAAGLRFRLDHQDERRDLVATVRLLLDYGVLARVAGDEEAFVRDQTGSDALYDINRRMLAALLVSVRGPSLVEMEGPASDLEARLQALTESFVPDTQEGRNRALRHTLTARLLDDPVVYWDELPDDARQYLTSQRAAITRRIADATDLVPEIRAEGVAMVDPAQNLSDQSLPCEGTEGHVTLLIAAHLAEAPEGSRFTLDALAEQVARWRPQYRGYWRRSALAAGSERALARQAVEQLRRLRLVALGADEQIIPLPALARFAVEPARSPQGKPLAEAADAS, from the coding sequence ATGCCCGCCCTGCCCCAACCGCTGCCCGATGTGCTCGAACGCGCCCGAGCCGAAGAGCGCCAGCGGGCATTGCGCGCGTTGCTGATGCAGCCACTGATGGACGCCCGCCATCCGGCGTTCGCGCTGGTGCGCCGCCACCAGGCGCCGCTGCGCGAATGGCTCGCCGCCGAGACCGGCTGGCACCTGCAGGTCGAGTCCGAGTTCGCCCGCCTGTACAAGAGGCCCGCGGAGCTGCGCGACGCGACCCGCGGCGCGGCCCTCGGCAGCGGCACCCAGACCACGCCGTTCAGCCGCCGGCGTTACGCGCTCCTGTGCCTGATCCTGGCCGATCTCGAACGCGGCGACCAGCAGATCACGCTGGCGCGCCTGGGCACCGGCCTGATTCAGGCCGCCGCCGACCCGGCGCTGGAAGCCGCCGGCCTGCGTTTCCGGCTGGACCATCAGGACGAGCGCCGCGACCTGGTCGCGACGGTGCGCCTGTTGCTGGACTACGGCGTGCTGGCCCGCGTCGCCGGCGACGAGGAGGCCTTCGTGCGCGACCAGACCGGCAGCGACGCGCTCTACGACATCAACCGCCGCATGCTGGCCGCGCTCCTGGTCAGCGTGCGCGGCCCCTCGCTGGTCGAGATGGAGGGGCCGGCGAGCGATCTCGAAGCGCGCCTGCAGGCCCTGACCGAATCCTTCGTGCCGGACACCCAGGAAGGGCGCAACCGCGCGTTGCGCCACACACTGACCGCGCGCCTGCTCGACGACCCGGTGGTGTACTGGGACGAACTGCCGGACGACGCCCGCCAGTATCTCACCAGCCAGCGCGCGGCGATCACCCGGCGCATCGCCGACGCCACCGACCTGGTCCCGGAAATTCGTGCCGAGGGCGTCGCGATGGTCGATCCGGCGCAGAACCTGAGCGACCAGTCGCTACCCTGCGAGGGGACCGAAGGCCACGTAACGCTGCTGATCGCGGCCCATCTGGCGGAGGCGCCGGAGGGCAGCCGTTTCACGCTCGACGCGCTCGCCGAGCAGGTCGCCCGCTGGCGCCCGCAATACCGCGGCTACTGGCGCCGCTCGGCACTCGCCGCCGGCTCCGAGCGGGCACTGGCCCGGCAGGCGGTCGAACAGCTCCGCCGCCTGCGCCTGGTCGCGCTCGGAGCCGACGAGCAGATCATCCCACTGCCCGCACTCGCCCGCTTCGCGGTCGAACCCGCGCGCAGCCCGCAGGGCAAGCCCCTCGCCGAGGCCGCCGATGCAAGCTGA
- a CDS encoding TIGR02677 family protein — translation MSYSTFSHLVADKAALYRRIMAAFVDAKAHFTVHLRPEDVRERTGIDTLEDVQAALAQLVAWGNLEADPDTSRVTSVEEFYRARFLYQLTRAGEAAEQALQVFDRELGRRGALQAVALDDIRLRLQSLLELSRQAHPDATQTQLLLRDLTHVFSDLAENARAFMSGLSRTLELRGDDQQALIAYKERLIGYIERFIGDLVTSSAEIAGTIRALDRDDDGRRPITPLLRLAVERELDDLAPDLADPLDIDAARDAERRRVNAHWEGHWEGLKAWFLDRPERRSQASLLRAQARRSISQMLEAVQRLNERRLGRSDRSADFRALARWFLECENDDQAHRLWRAAFGLGPARHLGVDAETLAQWRADPVPANQPWRDAPPLRISPRLRATGSYQKRGAMPRLQRRDRERAFLAQQMSREAAETRAARAALATGETLRLSELDGLDPGAFSLLLQLLGDALSHAAHPDHTVAATTGDGSLRIEMEPLGADTEAAIRTEAGTLSGRDYRIRITELEAAP, via the coding sequence ATGTCCTACAGCACGTTCAGTCACCTGGTCGCGGACAAGGCGGCGCTGTACCGGCGCATCATGGCCGCCTTTGTCGACGCCAAGGCGCATTTCACCGTGCACCTGCGCCCGGAAGACGTGCGCGAGCGCACCGGCATCGACACGCTCGAGGACGTGCAGGCGGCGCTGGCACAACTGGTCGCCTGGGGCAACCTGGAGGCCGACCCGGACACCTCGCGCGTGACCAGCGTCGAGGAGTTCTACCGTGCCCGCTTCCTCTACCAACTCACGCGCGCCGGCGAGGCGGCCGAACAGGCACTGCAGGTGTTCGACCGCGAGCTGGGCCGCCGCGGCGCGCTGCAAGCGGTCGCGCTCGACGACATCCGCCTGCGCCTGCAATCGCTGCTCGAACTCTCGAGGCAGGCGCATCCCGACGCGACCCAGACGCAGTTGCTGCTGCGCGACCTGACCCACGTATTCTCGGACCTCGCCGAAAACGCCCGCGCCTTCATGAGCGGGCTGTCGCGAACCCTGGAGCTGCGCGGCGACGACCAGCAGGCGCTGATCGCGTACAAGGAGCGTCTGATCGGGTACATCGAGCGCTTCATCGGCGACCTGGTGACCAGTTCCGCCGAGATCGCCGGCACGATCCGCGCGCTCGACCGCGACGACGACGGTCGCCGCCCGATCACCCCGCTGCTGCGGCTGGCGGTCGAACGCGAACTCGACGACCTCGCCCCCGACCTGGCCGATCCACTCGACATCGACGCGGCCCGGGACGCAGAGCGCCGGCGCGTAAACGCGCACTGGGAAGGCCACTGGGAAGGCCTGAAGGCGTGGTTCCTGGACCGGCCCGAGCGACGCTCTCAGGCCAGCCTGCTGCGTGCCCAGGCTCGGCGCTCGATCTCGCAGATGCTCGAGGCCGTGCAGCGGCTGAACGAGCGCCGGCTCGGTCGCAGCGACCGCTCCGCCGACTTCCGCGCGCTGGCGCGCTGGTTCCTCGAATGCGAGAACGACGACCAGGCGCATCGGCTTTGGCGGGCCGCGTTCGGCCTCGGCCCGGCGCGGCACCTGGGCGTGGATGCGGAAACGCTGGCCCAGTGGCGCGCCGACCCGGTCCCGGCGAACCAGCCCTGGCGCGATGCTCCACCGCTGCGGATCAGCCCCCGGCTGCGAGCGACCGGCAGCTACCAGAAGCGCGGTGCGATGCCCCGGCTGCAACGGCGCGACCGCGAGCGGGCGTTTCTCGCCCAGCAGATGTCCCGCGAGGCCGCCGAAACGCGCGCAGCCCGGGCCGCGCTCGCAACCGGCGAGACACTGCGCCTGTCCGAACTCGACGGGCTCGACCCCGGCGCGTTCTCCCTGCTGCTGCAACTGCTCGGCGACGCGCTGAGCCACGCAGCGCACCCCGACCATACGGTCGCCGCGACCACCGGCGACGGCAGCCTGCGCATCGAGATGGAGCCCCTGGGGGCCGACACCGAGGCGGCGATCCGCACCGAAGCGGGTACGTTGTCGGGCCGCGATTACCGGATACGGATCACCGAACTCGAGGCGGCGCCCTGA
- a CDS encoding EAL domain-containing protein yields MPNDHGLPPRHPARPSRNQEPRANIRAVLPLQLDELIERWHITRSRACPTGDLKELRALTQVLVGNLTGSGLIRLSTLTRRIDERLRFFLNTDTCPQRHEQETLGTLFAGLRNTMNQEFYEHGLRPSGSGAGMLGPTPEDPSEPSEDAAENAPLIYFLRQDQSDTASFIREIAALGLPVRDFVHLDPLRTALTNRAPSAVLIHVPSDATPYAALTATRALRHSMHPTIPWAWILDRDDARTRLEAVRSGADACFCRSMAGTDLVDRLHDLMHALRGDPYQVLVIDPDPAEAVAPFSAAWNEAAFALKITADPFEAVDIATLHRPEAIVAALRFPGLDGIELGRMLRQADPGLPPPILLRGDAEAIAMDLERIHAEGLGLLPGSEPPERLVQRVCAHAQQHRNNAARLRSISRIDLPTGWYNRQYFEALVARSLTEKKPASGTEVLLYAEIHNGSESSCAGAVGVATRPELPMERVQRLRAVLAPDDVVGRYGATGLAILARRPDVGYIQAFAQSVQATLASPRAQDPEEDSGINASVGVVPLRGSNATALLNDAVELADRARDQHGDGIRLADELGVPPLDPDQRNHWTRVIHGAVNDQRLFLVYQPVASLLAADSTQRFEALLRMRDPSGHILLPGRFVGMAERLGLIRLIDRWVLAGAAAILAQHQQAHPEAVLFMKVSAGSILDPGFAPWIGETLGRLPLRPGGLVLQIREADARTHYEPARQLVRRLRQLGIQVAIEHFGNHSDSIALLREFQPEFMKLDRSFTRELGTRPEQIRALEHLMQQARFLGVKTIAAYVEDASSLAILWQQHPDLIQGNFLKQPDPQLQYDILL; encoded by the coding sequence ATGCCCAACGACCACGGCTTACCACCACGCCACCCGGCCCGCCCTTCCCGGAACCAGGAGCCACGCGCGAACATCCGGGCTGTCCTCCCGCTGCAGTTGGACGAACTGATCGAACGCTGGCACATCACGCGCTCGCGCGCCTGCCCGACGGGCGACCTGAAGGAGCTGCGGGCGTTGACCCAGGTTCTGGTCGGTAACCTGACCGGCAGCGGGCTGATCCGCCTGTCGACGCTAACCCGCCGGATCGACGAACGCCTGCGCTTTTTCCTGAACACCGACACGTGCCCCCAGCGCCACGAGCAGGAAACGCTCGGAACCCTGTTCGCCGGCCTGCGCAACACGATGAATCAGGAATTTTACGAACATGGACTGCGGCCTTCCGGATCCGGGGCCGGCATGCTCGGGCCGACGCCAGAAGACCCGTCGGAACCCTCGGAGGACGCGGCGGAGAACGCACCCCTGATCTATTTCCTGCGCCAGGACCAGTCCGATACGGCCTCTTTCATCCGGGAAATCGCGGCGCTTGGCCTTCCCGTCCGGGACTTCGTGCACCTCGATCCGCTGCGCACCGCGCTGACCAATCGAGCCCCCAGCGCCGTGCTGATACACGTCCCGAGCGACGCCACCCCCTACGCCGCGCTGACTGCGACCCGGGCGCTGCGGCATTCCATGCACCCGACCATTCCCTGGGCCTGGATACTCGATCGTGACGACGCCCGAACCCGGCTGGAAGCGGTGCGCTCCGGTGCCGACGCCTGCTTCTGCCGCAGTATGGCCGGGACCGATCTGGTGGACAGGCTACACGATCTGATGCATGCGCTCCGCGGGGATCCCTATCAGGTGCTGGTGATCGACCCCGATCCGGCGGAGGCCGTTGCACCCTTCAGCGCCGCCTGGAACGAAGCCGCCTTTGCGCTGAAGATCACTGCGGATCCGTTCGAGGCCGTGGACATCGCGACCCTCCATCGGCCCGAAGCCATCGTGGCAGCGCTGCGCTTTCCCGGACTGGACGGGATCGAACTCGGCCGGATGCTGCGCCAAGCGGATCCGGGGCTCCCGCCACCGATCCTGCTCCGCGGTGATGCCGAAGCCATCGCCATGGACCTGGAGCGAATTCATGCCGAGGGACTCGGACTCCTCCCCGGCAGCGAGCCCCCGGAACGGCTGGTCCAGCGTGTATGCGCCCACGCCCAGCAGCATCGAAACAATGCGGCCCGACTGCGATCGATCTCGCGGATCGACCTCCCCACCGGTTGGTACAACCGCCAGTATTTCGAGGCCCTGGTCGCAAGAAGCCTGACTGAGAAGAAACCGGCATCGGGAACCGAGGTGCTGCTGTACGCCGAAATACACAACGGCTCGGAATCCTCCTGCGCGGGGGCGGTGGGCGTTGCAACCCGGCCGGAGCTGCCCATGGAGCGGGTGCAGCGATTGCGCGCGGTGCTGGCCCCGGACGATGTCGTGGGGCGTTACGGCGCGACCGGCCTGGCCATTCTGGCCCGGCGGCCCGATGTCGGGTACATCCAGGCGTTCGCGCAATCCGTTCAGGCGACCCTGGCCAGCCCGAGGGCCCAGGATCCGGAAGAGGATTCCGGCATCAACGCTAGTGTCGGCGTGGTACCGCTGCGGGGCAGCAATGCCACGGCACTCCTGAACGATGCGGTGGAACTGGCCGATCGTGCGCGCGACCAGCACGGCGACGGAATCCGGCTGGCGGACGAGCTCGGGGTACCGCCGCTCGACCCGGACCAGCGCAATCACTGGACGCGAGTCATCCACGGCGCCGTCAACGACCAGCGGCTGTTCCTCGTATACCAGCCTGTCGCCAGCCTCCTCGCAGCCGATTCCACGCAACGGTTCGAGGCACTGCTACGCATGCGCGACCCCTCGGGCCACATCCTGCTGCCCGGTCGCTTCGTCGGCATGGCCGAGCGGCTCGGGTTGATCCGTCTGATCGACCGCTGGGTGCTCGCCGGTGCAGCCGCGATCCTGGCCCAACACCAGCAGGCACACCCCGAAGCCGTGCTGTTCATGAAGGTGAGCGCAGGATCGATCCTGGATCCCGGCTTCGCTCCGTGGATTGGCGAGACTCTCGGACGCTTGCCCCTGCGCCCTGGCGGCCTTGTCCTGCAGATTCGCGAGGCCGACGCCCGCACCCACTACGAACCGGCGCGGCAGTTGGTCCGCCGGTTGCGCCAGCTCGGTATCCAGGTCGCGATCGAACATTTTGGCAACCACTCCGATTCCATCGCCCTGCTGCGCGAGTTCCAGCCCGAGTTCATGAAACTCGACCGCAGCTTCACACGCGAACTGGGGACGCGGCCCGAACAGATCCGCGCACTGGAACACCTGATGCAGCAGGCCCGATTCCTGGGCGTGAAGACCATCGCCGCGTATGTCGAAGACGCAAGCAGCCTCGCGATCCTCTGGCAGCAGCACCCCGACCTGATTCAGGGCAACTTCCTCAAGCAGCCCGATCCCCAGCTCCAGTACGACATCCTCCTCTGA
- a CDS encoding chaperone modulator CbpM, protein MHDDDLLIGSLIEESWLTLEQVAAACTVEPQWLLRHIEEGLFPHVESVAGTWRFSSSTLRRARRMREMERVFDAEPELAALVADLLEEIEDLRAHVHRAGHRQI, encoded by the coding sequence ATGCACGACGACGACCTCCTCATCGGCAGCCTGATTGAGGAAAGCTGGCTGACCCTGGAACAGGTCGCCGCCGCCTGTACGGTCGAACCACAATGGCTGCTGCGGCATATCGAGGAAGGCCTGTTTCCACACGTGGAGTCGGTGGCCGGCACCTGGCGCTTTTCCAGCAGCACTCTGCGCCGCGCGCGCCGCATGCGCGAGATGGAACGCGTGTTCGATGCGGAGCCCGAACTGGCGGCGCTGGTGGCCGACCTGCTCGAGGAGATCGAAGACCTCCGGGCCCATGTGCACAGGGCGGGCCACAGGCAGATCTGA
- a CDS encoding DnaJ C-terminal domain-containing protein, producing MEFKDYYQILGVARDATVPDIKKAYRKLARKYHPDVSKEPDAEARMQEVNEAFAVLSDPEKRAAYDQIGRGYQPGEEFRPPPDWDAGFEFSSRGFSPSEEAAFSDFFSELFGRMGAGRGGFHSEHGTFRARGEDHHAKVLLDLDDAFTGKTRQISLRVPRLDAQGRVVLDTRTLNVHIPKGVHEGQIIRLAGQGAPGMGGGPTGDLLLEVHFRPHPRLRALGKDLHLTLPAAPWEAALGAVIPVDLPGGEVKVRIPAGAQSGLRLRVRGKGIPATPPGDLLLELQVVLPPADSPAARKIYETMARDLAFDPRREPRT from the coding sequence ATGGAATTCAAGGATTACTACCAGATCCTCGGTGTTGCCCGTGATGCCACGGTGCCGGACATCAAGAAGGCCTATCGCAAGCTTGCCCGCAAGTATCACCCCGATGTGTCCAAGGAACCGGACGCCGAGGCGCGAATGCAGGAAGTAAACGAGGCCTTTGCCGTGCTCTCCGACCCGGAGAAGCGCGCGGCGTACGACCAGATCGGCCGCGGTTACCAACCCGGCGAGGAGTTCCGCCCTCCCCCCGACTGGGATGCCGGCTTCGAGTTCTCCAGTCGCGGCTTCTCCCCTTCCGAGGAGGCGGCCTTCAGCGACTTCTTCTCCGAACTCTTCGGGCGCATGGGCGCCGGCCGCGGCGGTTTTCACAGCGAGCACGGTACCTTCCGCGCCCGTGGCGAAGACCATCATGCGAAGGTACTGCTCGATCTCGACGACGCGTTCACCGGCAAGACCCGCCAGATCTCGCTGCGCGTACCGAGGCTCGATGCCCAGGGCCGGGTAGTGCTCGACACCCGCACACTCAACGTACACATCCCGAAGGGCGTGCACGAGGGTCAGATCATCCGCCTGGCCGGACAGGGCGCCCCGGGCATGGGCGGGGGACCCACTGGTGACCTGCTGCTCGAAGTACACTTCCGCCCACATCCGCGGCTGCGGGCGCTGGGCAAGGATCTGCACCTGACGCTGCCGGCCGCCCCCTGGGAAGCCGCGCTGGGCGCGGTGATTCCGGTCGATCTTCCCGGCGGCGAGGTCAAGGTGCGCATTCCCGCCGGGGCCCAGAGCGGACTCCGGCTTCGGGTGCGCGGCAAGGGGATCCCGGCCACGCCGCCGGGCGACCTGCTGCTGGAACTCCAGGTGGTACTGCCGCCCGCCGACAGCCCGGCCGCGCGGAAGATCTATGAAACGATGGCGCGCGATCTTGCCTTCGACCCGCGCCGCGAACCGAGGACGTAG
- a CDS encoding Hsp20/alpha crystallin family protein, producing the protein MEEFIMYRSLFPHDMFAELDRLQREMSRAFDLSPSIRGLSRGGFPAMNVGSTPRSVEIYAFAPGVDPASIDVQLEKGVLIVAGERASDLPGEDAKATVHIDERFAGRFRRVVSLPDDVDPDKVTARYRDGVLHISIQRRETAMPRRISVQ; encoded by the coding sequence ATGGAGGAATTCATTATGTACCGTTCGCTGTTTCCTCACGACATGTTTGCGGAACTCGACCGCCTCCAGCGGGAGATGAGCCGGGCCTTCGATCTCTCTCCCAGTATCCGGGGACTGAGCCGGGGCGGGTTTCCGGCGATGAACGTCGGCAGCACGCCGCGTTCGGTGGAGATCTATGCCTTCGCGCCCGGGGTTGACCCGGCGTCGATCGACGTGCAGCTGGAAAAGGGTGTGCTGATCGTCGCTGGTGAGCGGGCCTCCGACCTGCCCGGCGAGGATGCGAAGGCCACCGTCCATATCGACGAGCGCTTTGCCGGCCGCTTCCGGCGGGTGGTGAGCCTGCCCGACGACGTGGATCCGGACAAGGTCACGGCCCGGTATCGTGACGGGGTTCTGCACATCAGTATCCAGCGGCGCGAAACGGCGATGCCGCGCCGGATCAGTGTTCAGTAG
- a CDS encoding Hsp20/alpha crystallin family protein: MNDRTRVAQQQEKQAARSDTPEGMLMPPVDVFEEGTGITMYADLPGVPKDRLHLHVEADTLTLEGEVALDIPEDMEATHAEVSMPRYHRVFTLSRELDTEKVSAEFRNGVLKLHIPKAEHAQPRRIEVQVA, translated from the coding sequence ATGAATGACCGTACCCGCGTTGCGCAGCAGCAGGAAAAGCAGGCCGCGCGTTCCGACACTCCGGAAGGGATGCTGATGCCGCCGGTGGACGTGTTCGAGGAGGGCACCGGCATCACCATGTATGCGGATCTGCCGGGCGTGCCGAAGGATCGGTTGCACCTGCACGTCGAGGCAGACACGCTGACCCTCGAAGGCGAGGTGGCGCTGGATATTCCCGAAGACATGGAGGCCACCCATGCCGAGGTCAGCATGCCGCGCTACCATCGCGTGTTCACGCTGTCCCGGGAACTCGACACCGAGAAGGTGAGCGCCGAGTTCCGCAATGGCGTGCTCAAGCTGCACATTCCCAAGGCCGAACACGCCCAGCCCCGGCGCATCGAGGTGCAGGTGGCCTGA